TCCATAAAACCCAAAATTGCATTCAGGATGCTTGCAATCTGAATGAAATTCCTGTAAAAACGTGTTTAGTTTTAGATTCTCAGGCAGCTCAATGTCTTCAACTTGCTGATCTACAATAAACCTCATAATTGAACATGTTTTTGCTCAAATATAGACAAGAGATGTGAATTACTCAATATCAACATGTGAGATTTTCTCAACCCATTTCAGATATCTCGTCTAGAACCTGGGGGTTTTCCAGTGAAGAGAGATCTCCCAACTGCATGCCCAATAACTTTGCTTTGAGTAGCCGTCTCATAATTTTTCCGGTCCTAGTTTTTGGCAATTCCGAAATCTGAAAAATAATTTTAGGTCGTGCCAGTTTTCCAATTTTTTCAGAAACATATTCAGATATCTCTTTGTCTAAATTCTCATCTTTTTTATCAGTCACATAAAACACAACGATTGCCTCTCCTGTTATGTCATCAGGAATTGCAATTGATGCAGCATCTGAAATTTTTGGATGAGATATCACAGTATGTTCAATTTCAGCAGTACTCATCCTATGTCCTGAGACATTTATCACATCATCTGTTCTTCCTTGCATATACCACAAACCATCTTTGTCAACATGGACATAGTCTCCATGAAACCACACATTTTCAAATCTTGACCAGTATGTTTGCATATACCTTTTATCGTCATTAAGCAGACTTTTTGTCATTGCAGGCCAAGGAGATTTTATTACAAGATATCCATTTTTCTCCCTAACTGATTTTCCATCATCATCTACAACATCAAGATTCATGCCTGGACACGGAATGCCTACAGTAGAGGGTTTGAGTTTCATCCCAGGAAAAACAGAAAGCATTGCGCCACCTATCTCGGTTCCCCCAGAGAGATTCATTATTGGGATTCTTTTGTTACCAACTTTTTCATAAAGCCACCACCAAGAATCTGTATCCAATGGCTCCCCAGTTGTAGGAATATTCTTGATATGATCGAGAGGATGAAGAGACAGAGGGATCACATTATTTTTTTTGAACAATCGAACTGCAGTTGGAGATATACCAAAAATTGTAACCTTATACTCGTACAACATATCCCAGATTCGATTAAAATTTGGATAATCAATGCCTCCATCGTAAATTACAGCCGATGCTCCCATCATCAATAATCCATAGACATTCCACACAAGTCCCGTAATCCAACCAATGTCGGCAGGCCACAAAATAATGTCATTTTTGTGCGTGTCAATCAAATATGCTGCCTGGTGCCCTGCAAAAACTGAAAATCCCCCGTGGACATGGACGACACCCTTTGGTTTTCCAGTAGTGCCTGATGTATACAAAATAAAAAGAGGATCATCAGAATTCATGCTTTCTGTAGCGCATTGCGAGTTTTGTTTTTCTACTAATTCATTATAAAAAATTATTTTTTCAGATTTTTCATATTTGTCTATGTTTTTGTATGAAACAACAACAGTTTTTTCAACTGATGTGTTGTTTATTGCATCAATAACTGTCTTTTTTTGTGATATTTTTTTTCCTTTTCTGTAAAAACCATCTGAAACAAAAAGTACCTTTGCCTTACAATCTTGCAACCTAATATTCAATGAATCAGAACTGTATCCAGAAAATATCACTGTTTGAACTGCACCAATTTTTGCACAAGCCAAGATTGCCAAAATTGACTCTTCAATCATAGGAAGATAAATTGCAATGACATCTCCTTTTTTGACACCTAACTGTTTTAATCCATTTGCAAGTCTACACACTTTGGTGTCTAGTTCCGAATAAGTAATGTTGGATTTCCCTCCATCTTCAGATTCAAAATAATATGCAATTTTCCCAGGATCCGAACTTGCAAATTTCTCAACAGATGATTTGTAAATGTTTGTCTTCCCACCTACAAACCAATCTGACCACGCAATGCCTTTTGTAGTATCTAAAACTTTGTCATAAGAAACATCCCATACAACCCCTACATCTCTTGAGACCTGCTCCCAAAACCATTCTAAATTGTTAATGGATTTTTTAGATAATTCATCTAATGTTGAAATCCCAAACTTTTCCATGAATTGAAAAATATTGGATTCATTTTTTTGGTGTTCAGTTGGAAAAAATACAAAATCAGACATGATGTTTTTAAAAAATATACTCGACGTAAAAAGATTTTAGATTAAGAAATGTCAATCCCAAGTCTTCTTGCGCAAGCAATTGCTGCTTTCCCATCATCTTCTGAAATTCCAGCTTTTTCAAATTCTTGATTCCATCCAGTAGGGAATCCCATAGTGTTTTCTCGGTAATATTCTCTCAAAACAGTGCCTATCCTGTCATTTAATTGAGATTTTGTGGCATCGTTCATACCTAATTGTAAAATAGTCGAGTCAGAAGTTGCCAAAATTTTGATAAATTCAATATCTTCTAGAGAAAGTTTTGCCATTTGTTATTCTATTTTCTTTTTGAGTAACTCCAAGGTTAGTTTAGGGTCTGCCTTGCCTTTTGTCTTTTGCATCACTTTTCCAACCAAATAGTTTATTGTCTGAGGATTTGTTTTTGCTTGCTCTACTGCCTGAGATTCTTCGGACATGACTTCCTCAATCACATTGTTTAGTTCTGATTCATCAGATACATTTCCTAAATCAAGATCTGAAATTATCGTGTCAAGTTCTTTTCCGGTTTTTACAATCTCATATAATGCATTTTTTGCAGAATTTCTTGTAATTTTTCCTGATTGGATTGCATTTGCCAAATCCCTTAGATGTTTTGATGTAAATTTTGACTGTTCTCTTTTTTCTCTAGTGTCAACTAATCCCATAAGATCAGTTGTGATTATGTTAGCAATTTCTTTTGCATTTTTCTCATCATGTGATTCTTCAAACAAGTCAGAGTAAAATTTGTCTGATGACAATACATCTGCCACCTGTGGAGGGATTCCATATTTTGACACATATCGTTCTTTTTTAGAACTAATACTTTCAGGCATTATCTTTTGCAAGTTTTCTTTCATTTCTTTTTCAATCCTAATCCACGGAATATCACCTTCCAAAAAATATCTATAGTCTAATTCTTCTTCTTTTGATCTTGCAGAGATTGTGATTTTTCTTTGTTGGTCCCAATGTCTTGTTTCCTGTACAATTTCAATTCCTCTTGCATGGAGACTTTCTTGTCTTGTTATCTCAAAATGGACAGCTTTTTCC
Above is a window of Nitrosopumilus sp. K4 DNA encoding:
- a CDS encoding AMP-binding protein gives rise to the protein MSDFVFFPTEHQKNESNIFQFMEKFGISTLDELSKKSINNLEWFWEQVSRDVGVVWDVSYDKVLDTTKGIAWSDWFVGGKTNIYKSSVEKFASSDPGKIAYYFESEDGGKSNITYSELDTKVCRLANGLKQLGVKKGDVIAIYLPMIEESILAILACAKIGAVQTVIFSGYSSDSLNIRLQDCKAKVLFVSDGFYRKGKKISQKKTVIDAINNTSVEKTVVVSYKNIDKYEKSEKIIFYNELVEKQNSQCATESMNSDDPLFILYTSGTTGKPKGVVHVHGGFSVFAGHQAAYLIDTHKNDIILWPADIGWITGLVWNVYGLLMMGASAVIYDGGIDYPNFNRIWDMLYEYKVTIFGISPTAVRLFKKNNVIPLSLHPLDHIKNIPTTGEPLDTDSWWWLYEKVGNKRIPIMNLSGGTEIGGAMLSVFPGMKLKPSTVGIPCPGMNLDVVDDDGKSVREKNGYLVIKSPWPAMTKSLLNDDKRYMQTYWSRFENVWFHGDYVHVDKDGLWYMQGRTDDVINVSGHRMSTAEIEHTVISHPKISDAASIAIPDDITGEAIVVFYVTDKKDENLDKEISEYVSEKIGKLARPKIIFQISELPKTRTGKIMRRLLKAKLLGMQLGDLSSLENPQVLDEISEMG
- the gatB gene encoding Asp-tRNA(Asn)/Glu-tRNA(Gln) amidotransferase subunit GatB, which translates into the protein MTKIGLEIHCQLTKLESKLFCPCKANYREYAPNTNICPICMGLPGSLPRLNQKAVEKGIMIAMALNCTIPEKIAFFRKNYFYPDLPKNFQLTQLNMYGDTSVGGPGHIMVGDKKIRITRIQLEEDPGRLIYEGSSSKNQITLVDYNRAGTPLVEIVTEPDFENPKQVREFLNILSDLLENLDVSDPSLEGAMRADANVSIEGGKKVEIKNINSFHDLEKAVHFEITRQESLHARGIEIVQETRHWDQQRKITISARSKEEELDYRYFLEGDIPWIRIEKEMKENLQKIMPESISSKKERYVSKYGIPPQVADVLSSDKFYSDLFEESHDEKNAKEIANIITTDLMGLVDTREKREQSKFTSKHLRDLANAIQSGKITRNSAKNALYEIVKTGKELDTIISDLDLGNVSDESELNNVIEEVMSEESQAVEQAKTNPQTINYLVGKVMQKTKGKADPKLTLELLKKKIE